ccgtgaaagattaattttaaatctaaaaggacgaatcttcaactgaacactttgattttcggtcaaaaagatgacttttgaacaaaaagttaaattttcaacaaaataataaaatgctcaacaaaacagcttaaaaaaagattaattctcatcTAAAATTTAACGGGGACACATATTTGCGATGAACCTAGGCTAGGCAACTATGTTTATGGAAAGAGAATTGCTGAGTAAGCGTCAACTCTCGAAATGACCTATCATGCATTTAACAATACGTTCAAAAGAGGAATATGATGTGAATACTAATTATGATATagaattattagatttaaaaagttttttcttctctGTAGTTGTTTACTATgagaaactattattttaaactgaaaattgtaaataattgtttaaaacataaaatgaacaaaaaatacgaaaagacaaagtttcttacatcacaattttatataatctgaaataatttttattatagttaAATCATCAGCTATTTTTCCatgttgattatatttttttctgaacaaacCACGAAAAAAATTACGTAAATATTAGATGAATTcatgtttaaatcttttgatttgGGTAAATTCTTGCTAAAATAGTTTTACTGtcaatctgtgaaaaaaattctcgACTAGAGCAGCTtgatttattcaagaaaaaaacaatatGTAATATATTATTCATGAAAACAGTATCAGGTCTACTTTAAATTTACCTGGCATATGTAGAAGATAGATACGTATTAAAATTATTCAGGTTCATAATCCAATGAATATTAATGAAATATGCGACAAACAGAGACAGTATCTTTGATCATTCTTATCTACTTTCTTTCCCATTTTTGCAGCTGTATTTTGTGTTATTTCGATTGCAAAGTTcagtttaatatatttcaaattcacaACATCGTAAAAGCCTTATcaagatttgaataaaaatgccgCTCGTGTTtcctctttaaaaataaaaaacttgaaaagtatgaaaaatgcaaaacaaaagtCAATACTGCGTAATTCGTTGTTTCTATTCATAAGGCAAGTGGAATAATACTTGAGAAGGAAATACGAAAATATTGTGAGCTTGAATATAAAGTTTATGATAATTGTGTGgaagaaatgtaaaaatgtttacctCACTTTTCCGTGAACCAACGCGGATTACGTCACGTGACTCCGTGCTGGTCATTATGGagtttgatgtttttaaaaatccctttttctaATTTCTAGCAATTACTTTCCCTCGAGCTTAAtcgttttagaagaaaaaatgcatggaatGTGTCACGAGGATATCATTGCTGATGAAGGTATCAACGAGGTCAAAATGTTGCAAACGACTTTCACTCACTCGACAATTCACTTTTGCTATAATCCTTTCAGTCTTCTTTGATGGAAACCTCGCGATACTTGAATTCATTAATAAATGAATCTACGTATTTCACAGTCACTGACACTGCAGCAGAATGTGAAATTAActaatgtaaaatgtaaataattataaacgcaAACGTCCCATCTTTACTCGTATCGTTCCACATGGAACTCGATCAGAAACTGACGAAAAAGACAAGATCATATGTACTACGCATGCGCGCAATCGACCAAAGTCATTGGCTAAcagcagaagaaaaaaaaataatatgagccaaaaaaatcaaacaaaagctgataaaatttcaaagaaacctgtccagtctgatttttaatttattacatttgcttgaatcaatttatattagataaagatattccatcatgataaaattaaaaaaaaatgccataATCAAATTATTGGTTGAATATGTGTTTTCTatacttttcattaattttacgattttataatttacattgcaagaaattcgaatagaaataatattataatgaaaataatttgtcttATGAATatacttgttaatattataaacaaattgaatgagaaaatttattattcaggaatttgtccgcagaaaaatttgacttcttcgatgtcagttttttaaattaggaacctcatgataatttatttcagcaaaatttataattttttgatcaatttgatcatttttttaaacaaatgcattactcgGGCATCCGTtcacggaaaaattcttttttcccaaTGCCAGTCATTTCAATTGGGGACATTACGATAATTTCAGCAACACtatcataattagttgataaattttaaaatgttttcaaaaatatttaataaacagatGTATTATGTTaacgaaaaaattcgttttatttcgaTTTACGTCCTTTCAATTGGATAcgttatgataatttcagcaaaattcataatttgttgatcaattattttgttgttaaaagcaatttaagttaaaatatgtACTACACGGATATTTGtcgatagaaaaattcattttttccaatgtcacttcttttaattgggaagtccatgaaaattattttctaaacaaatttactaAACGAATGCATTAATTAAAAGGACCGTTAtcgagaaaaaacgaatttttccgtcgacaggtgcccaaataatgcatttgtttataaaaaagttttaaacaaacataaaattaatcaactaattatgaatgttgataAAAATAGCATGAAGTTATCAATGAAAAGAAGtggcattgaaaaaaactgattattattacatttgtttataacattaaaaataataatcttgagAGAAGTTTCcttaattataataatgtttttatccaaaattcttgccacattatttaaaaaacgggaagccattgaaaattatagaaaacacattttcatttcaacacattcattttaaaagctcttaaggtattttgataaaattttcatgattttaggcAATATCAAAGCATTATTTTAACCAGTATGTAATTTAGGTCTATACCTATACCTATTTTTgagttttcttgaattcttttgaaatattttaggctatttaaaaatattccaagaaattttgtaagattttcaaaggttttagtTATTTTGAGAGATTAGTAAAGTTCTCagggtatttttattttatcccgGAATACAGAAAGTATCAGGTTTCATGTAATTTCACGAGGTTTTATAgtattttgatagatttaaaattatttgaaatatcttagggtatttttaatcgatttaaataatttgatgtaattccaacagatttgaaagatttttggaaatttaaaaaaattccaagagatttctaaagaattttaagtatttgaaatgttttagggtgttttagaagatttcgagtaattttcaatcgatttcagtAACTTCATGGGATTTCGAACGATTTGAAACATTTGAGGAtatcttagaaaaattcaaggcatttttaagagattaaaaacgttaaaatggacttcaaaagatttggacaattcaacgaattttttgattgatttaattaatttgaagagattttaaaggtttcaaaatattttggagtattttaaaacattcctagGCATTTTTGAgggattaaaaagaattgaagggAATTCCAAGgatttcgagaaattaaaaaaaaatacatgcgGTTGTAAAGAAATTCTTAGAATTCGGAagatatgaaacaattttatagaaCCTGTaaggttataaaatattttaatagattccaagggaTTACTAGAactccgaggatttcaatgatttaaaggaatttaaaaagctcgcaatgtatttaaataaatttcccagggtttcaggaaatatcagatttcacagaatttcaagggattttataatattttaatgctggattaaaaaatatatatatttatgattGCGTAgggtttaaagatttgaaaatattgtcaaatattttttgcaattctttcGGAATTTGCCCTGAATTCAGGGAGAATTAATTATTTCCTATTAATTTATCCcgaaaatttatcatatttttatggatgtcaaagaatttatttataataattaagagaATTCTTACAGTTTTAAagacattcaaatatttcaaagtattaccaaagatttcaggatattcttaaaaattccaagcaatttgcaatttgcaattttttaaagcttaaaaaaatgtccaggggcttcaatgaatttaaagaattagaaatatttagggtaattaaaaagattccaaggaatttttaattaatttcaataatttagtggtatttaaaatattttaggggtattttaaaagagttcaggcattttcaagagctttaaaaagtattaaaaaatggtaatacgACTGTAAAGAATTGCTTGGAATTCCaggagattttaaataatttaacagaaTCCGcaaaagttttcaagatattGCCAAATTTTCCAAGGGAATTTATAAGATTACcgagtatttcaattattttaaaagttctcaaGGTGTTTTGGTACATAATCCAGAATTTccagaaatatcaaatttcatgGAATTCCACGGATTATCATATTTTAATGGGTTTCAAAGAATGTATTCAAATATTCACAGTAAGTGAGAGGTTCGTATtagtatttcaaacatttaaagagattttcaaatatttttttgcaatttatttggaatttacaCTGAATTGTTCTTAATTTATCCTGACTTCTTTCAAAGTCTTTATAATTctcttgtattttttcaattcacataAATTCTTATATATTCATTCAATTCTACTTGATTCAatggtttttgttttgttttagtttAATTCATGTTGAAGTCTTTTCAACTAACATTGAAGTATTTTAAGCAATTCATCAAACCCTttcaaattctcttgaattattctaaactgatttcaaactaaatgaattgaattaatttcttggtgtttaaatattcttcaattaacTTGATTTGTTCaattcatctttaatttttatgaatttaatcgGTTTCTTCTCATTTATCTCAATCTTCTCTAAATTCGCTCCAATTCGACTAAAACCAATTAGATTTgttcgattttttccaatttatttgaattattgcattattttatattgtattattaacttgaattattttgaagtttcaTGAATCGaattattttacattgaaaagaAGATTAGTCACTTTTATTCACTCTTTGGGTTAGAAATGAATCACTTTTTCTGATTAAATAGGTAggtcatatttttgtttcaagtaaATTAGCCTGTGATAGTactgagaataataaataaacaaatgtataaccttaaattaaaaatatttttattccatttatgaaagattctatattaaaaatgttacaaaattggaattttggcctttaaatattaatagtcaagGAAAACGAAAAaccagtgaattttgaaaattaagtttttcagccACCCTGGTAAAATTATTACTCTAGAGTGGTCAAGTATTTACTCTAAAAACTCCAAAAAGAACaagtttttcggaaaaatggtaaaatatttattcacttaaaattacgagtttttcaaactttttacattttgttaTAGAAGGGATTGGAATCTTGTTACAACTTTTCTCCAAAAGAAAGtacttttctatacattttttgtgagatCCTCTGTTACTCAAAGCTTAAAATGACTAGCGCTATACTATTACTTataattatgttaattttaactataaaactaCCCATTATTAAAGCTTGTCTTTCTTTTTCTTGTCAGAAACGGTATACTTGTCGTAGCTCTTAGTTGGGTCGAAAGGTTCCCATCTACTCGCAGGGAAAATGTGCTTATTTCTCTCATACCAAGATCTGtaaagataaatatatattttttttaatcacacaatttatgaaaaagtgagcgaggtgaattttaaatagaGATTAAATCACGAACCTAAGCAAAACTTTTCCAGCATGCGATTCTTCCGTTTCGATGGAAGCATCATGCATCACACGAACATCGTCGTGAACGTCGAAAGTGAATAGAGGTCCACTTTTCCCCCTTGCctaaaaagagaaaattatttagTACGAGggcagttcaataagtccttagaatgatcaacagatggcgcgcgaatcgctccaaatcatctgttttcagtcagcaccactcccgactagatatatgNNNNNNNNNNNNNNNNNNNNNNNNNNNNNNNNNNNNNNNNNNNNNNNNNNNNNNNNNNNNNNNNNNNNNNNNNNNNNNNNNNNNNNNNNNNNNNNNNNNNgagctccaaggagattatgttgaaaaataaaaaaaaatttacccaaaaaaaattgtttttatacttcattctaaggacttattgaactaccctcgtacataactctttttttttaatctatttaatgaTATATTTTCCCTATTGAAATATCTAcgttgatttaaattaaaatttaaaatataatattgtaacGCACTTTTGACGTGGAATAAacctataaaattaaactaaagtcAGAATCAatgcgaaaataaacatggaaatttaagttttcttttgatCAATGATATCCTGCACATAAATTACATATTGATTTTCACATTGACGTTTTGAATTAGCAGGGCGTCCGAAAAATGCCATTTTCTCAAATTCCCCGACTTTTATCTGTTTAATTATTATCTTTCCCTAGCCACAAATATTCAAggaccagaattttaatcttataacatttttaacatagaatcttttttaaacggaaaaaagaataaaatttcagatacaaatttaaaaaattcaaattgattgattaatttcaataaaaagagatcacttttctaccatgaaagattaattttaaatccaaaaggaccaattttcaacaaaatagttacatttttaaccacatatgAGAATTTTCTAcctggaaagatgaattttcaactaaatagttgaaattttaaccaaaaacataaatttcgacataaaaagatgaattttaaaaccaaaaagacgaattatcaacaaaatacatcaattttcatacgaaaatcgatttttcaaataaaaaggtccATTTCCAACCAGAAACGctgaatttacattttcaatttaaaacattaattttcaacgaaagaaatgaactatcaaataaaattataaatattcgactggaatagttaagttttcagttagaacatttgatttttaacataaaaaaaagattttcaacatagattctaattaaaaatttttaaatacaattcaatttaataaccccccaaaaaaacatttttgacgaaatagtttaatcctcaatcaaacaagaagaatttccaactaaacaattgcgtttttatacaaaaatgtttatatttctaccaaaacagataaatttttcaattaatgtatagaatttctgaaaataaaccaagaatctaacgaccaattTCGGACAATTAGCATtaaatgctcctattgtaatttaaaaaaaaatccccttTAAAAATAGTGGAAAGAAAAAGGAGAATTCTGGTAAATGTgttcttttattgtgatttaatgataaaaaaaataaaaaagacataagaaataaaacaataaaaggaaggagatttggtcatttgccttctcatttttctttcctcttttttatttttgtttaaatacttttttataaaggaaaaaaattcttttttttaaataacaataggaacattttatggcggttgtccaattttggtagttggattcttggttttgtttCCAGAAATTCTagacattaacttgattattggacgttaactaggatttttaatttaatttaattcggatttaaataataaaaaatcgttgaatattcaataaaacaaaaggaattttctatcaaaaaataacatttttaagtagaaatataATTCACTGCCTTCATAAATTACTGACAAGAGTATTATATCAGAATGaccgaaaaactttattttcaaagttcCTTAACATTTTCCagacctattttttatttttccaggcCATTAAGATTTAAAGACAAGAATTTTAATCTTGcggcatttttaacatttaatattttataatctaaattaaaaaaatgtaaaataaacttAAAGTTCCTCTTttagaaattctcaaatttttggaagatttttgtCAAAATCCCTAATTTCCAGGTTCTCCTGGACCTACAGTGATaaggtttaagttttttaaacttactttCGTCACTATAAAATCGTAGAATGTATAATGATGTGGAAGAATCAAATCTTCTTTCACATACATCAGTTGATCAGCCATAACGGTTTTCAACTCGCTAAATTCTCTCCtgagaacttctaaacatctttgcAAAAGCTGATATATTGAATTTCCTGCAAAACGTACAAAATTAGTATTTGAACCAATTTTCTTCCAACAAGAAAATCCttaatgaattgtaaaaaacTGATACCTTTTTTCATTGTTACACTACGCCTGTGTCCAGAACCGTCCCAGTAACTGAACACAATCTCAATCTCTTCTTCTTTGAGTGCTTGTTGTTTCCTGGCCCACTCCTGTCTAAGTTCTTCCCtcaatcttttttcttcttcctctCTTTCCCTGTCAGGCAAAAAGCTGGTATCAACATctggatttttcttaattttctttactttcgGCTCTAGTTCGATATCCTCATCACCATCACCATCCTCATCAGCATCGTCATCAAGATTGAAAGACAAAGCCTTGATTTGtttcttttgattatttttttcttcttgtttgGCTTTCAAAGCTTTTTCCTTCTCCTTTTCTTTTTCAAGTTCCTTTTGAGCGAGTTTTCTTTCTCgttctttaacaatattttcttgcttGGCTTTCATTTCATTGAGAGTGACAAGACCAATGGTCGAGGATTTGAGTTGCTGTTCGACTGCATTGTAATGTGTcgcaaatttgttttcaatattgtGAATTTTGAGATCATCTTCAATCTTCTTCTTTCGATATTCAATTTCCTGTTGAGCGATCTCACGTTTCTTCATTAGTTGCATGGCTCGTCCAGCCTCACTGGCTGCTCCTTTGTAATGTGCCATGTTGATTTAATTGATGTCGAAAGTTTTTTATCTCTCGGTATCGAGGCTCAACTCACAATAAACTGGATTCTGTAGAACAAATAATATCTGGATAATATTACCACTATATTTATCATGATGTCTATTCAAATCgtggaaaaaaatttcctgataatTCCGGATTTGTTCAGGTATTTATAGATTTTCCATGTTATAGTTTTTCATAATGGGAACcattcaagtatttcaattttttttgtaagcatTCGACTCGGAATATGTATAGAATCTTGGGAATTTATTATGAATAACCAGAGTGTCTACCCGATGGATGATGTTAAATTGCcagtcatttcccagttttcttccggtcaattgttaaattttcataaccaatttaaaagagttcaaaatatttgaattattccaaacgattttgaaaaattttaaaagacttctaaacattttgaaaggtttaaaaaatttctgattttgaagaaggaattttggaaattaattctaattctgaGATTGAACATTAGCTAATTTTTGGCcataagaatgataattttcaatttttacatgttttttttttaaattcccttcttttatattaataattctttaagaaCATTCCCTGTTTCGAAGTCTAAATTATACTTCTTTAGGAAAATTACCTGTtcgaaagttaaaattataattatttacagagATTCCCTGTCTCAAAGTAAAAATTCTTCGtggaaattccctgttccaaagtctaaattataattcttttacaataacttttcaaattgtGACGAAATCTAATttgaaacagggatttttttaattcccttcttctaaataaaaataaaaatactttttcaaaagttccgctccatgaaaaaaaattcgccgttctaaatcaaataataattcattaggGAAAATCCTGGttgtaaagtaaaaattataattcttaaagaaatttcctATTCAAAAGTGTAccgaaaattcgaattctttgcGAAAATTTCctcttcaaaagtaaaaattataataattcaaggcatttttttaatttgacgaattctgacttggaatagggatttttgtcaaaaatgacttattccaagataaaattataattttttacgaaattccctgttccaagtaagGATAATTGTACTTATTGACGTCAGTTTCTTTGAtagttcttaaaattataaatcttttagaaaatttaaagtcttaaattcgaaattataattctttactgaaGGTCTCCGTCCCGGTCTTTTCCCGATAAAAAATTTCGGTTATTTCCAGGTTAGTTAGGCATCCTAATATTATTGTTTAGGCATTGTAAATAtctaaatgtgtcaaaattaatatttttaattcagaaaacgtTGCCAAATTATTACTGGATATTCCTACATATATTAtcaccatcgattaattaaataaataaattacactaaaaacataatttatcatttcttgaatttgttcctaaaatacataaaaaaaaaaatgaaaaaaatctgacatttccaggtttctCCAGGTACATAAAAATCccttgacaattccaggttttctagtTGAGTAGACAcccttttttatataatttttatttctattctgaTCGATACCACTTAAAAAAGGTTTTACAATTCCAAATCCatgtaactgaaattttcaacGTCTGTACATGaagatatacaatttttgaattttctttcactAATAACTTGCACCTGATATTAGGTATTACcagataatataaaaaaatagtttcattttaatacCTCATCAATCGAGTGGGTTTTACCTATATCCATgcactttcaaaaatatactgaaaatttgtaatacaatttttttttcttgaacgtTGTAAACCTCAGTTACATTCGAACCCCTCCCCTCCCCCTTCAACAAGAGATAAacatgataatttatttttgtgataaaagggaaatttttaattcttaaatcgcaaataacatatatttatatcaaagataacctcaaaaaaagaatcagatatatttttgtattatataattcaataaagaaaatgtttcatagcatccttttttaaattccttatgattttactAAATTTCTAGAGTATGTAGTTGGTAAATAAAATATGATTGCATTTCTGACATAGTGACATATGTCTGACATTCAGGATATATCATGTTCAAATAGACAAAATCGACTCTTATTCACTCTTTGTGATTATATTATAcggatatattattttttcatttactcaCCTTTTATGCATTAACAATATCAAtcgtaaaattatataaaaacattgaaaaggCTGGAAAAACAACACTTCATCGATCGTTTATTGTTCACCTCGTTCTGCTTGGTTCACTTGTCGCTTCAGAGGCACTTGACATAACTTTTATAGGTTAGAACGCGCTATTTTTGAATGCGTGGACATGGTGTAAGTTCAAAAAAGTctctcaaataatttttctttgcctttgtcatatatattttttaaatatataataataacataaattaaatataaatgctTATCATTAATGTATAATAACATACAAATAAAGCGCAATTAATCAGTGTTTGACAGGTTACCAGTCAAAAGTAACGCTTTAACATCACCGTTGCcgttcttttataaaaattttaatagctcATTTTGAATTGTCAATAACTCTAGATCGAAtctcggaggggggggggggaatatgttgttttttagaggaaattaggcgatacgtatttttgcaatttgtaaaaagattatttatgaATTAATACGTATTTGaatttcttgctttgtttaaaaaacaagaaatttctgaaaatattaataatcgattttctcaaaaaactcacttatatttttggtcatttttttttaaatttgcactaTTATAACGAAAATATCTTGTAAGTTTTATGCGGGCTAATAACTTTTTTGGccagggaaattttttttcataattcttttaACTGTGCGAATCTGTTATTGACTACATTATAAATTGGTTTTCTgtgcatattttcaaattagagaCAAACTTGTCATTTggcatttaaatttattgttcatCTGACGCattattgcaattttaattgttaatttatgtataaaatttttatagacAAGTTGAATAACTGGAAACATATGGACAATTTCTGTGAAAAGTGGCAAactcaatcttttttatttttaaacaatatttgttaCCAATGTTTATTTATACAAACATTCTTCATAAATgagttaaacaactttttaactgtGCAAAccattttctaaacattttttcgtgttgtttgcaagaaaaatacgaaaatttgatgttatgaaaaaaaatctcctgACCACaagttatttagcccgcataaaattaaaaaaaaatattttcctcatgatagtacaaattcaacaaaaatgggCTCTACCAGAAAGTGGAAAGAAATCTTAAATATCTTCATTaggtcaaaattataaaatttttaagcaaaaatattttttttttaaaaaacagaacaacAAGTACAAATACACATAACTTCGTAAACAAAGTTTGCtcacaaatcgcaaaaatacgtatcgcctaatttcctctaaaaaacaacatattttgtccccgagagagtttattttttgttactggAAAGTGTTTTCAAACATAAACATTATATTTCAATGCATTTAATATAATCAAGAATTTTGCATTCATAATCTATAAggtgtttttattttacaatattattaattataaactgCGAAATTTGCATataatttctgttatttaaagaaaatcagtATTTCAAAAAGTTCTCCACTAAAAGAAACATTTAAACAATAAGAATAGATATTGCTGTGCAGGAAATCAGTTGACACGTATAAATTTTCGgtttgagagaaaaaaaaatttccacaaagtgacgaatattttaatcttaacatccatttttcaaaaaaaccaacaattttttatttcaaattttatagttatttgattaattcaaatattagaattttatttaaagattctgaTGAGTTTTGCTCGCAGTATACATTCCTCATATTTAGCAGACATTTTTCTTAATACTGAAAAAAAAGGTgggaatttgctgaaaattttatatatttttttctaagcttttataaaatattaaaagaagattttctgaaaagcgtacattttttcatttctatatatttatttaaagctTCTGTATAAGGAGAGCATATCCTATCAGCTTTATGTgggggctaaaccatttttgaagccaggagaatttttttttctgaaaatataaatttctattttttctcgtAAACAATTCAAGATActacaaaaaacataaaaaattactattatagCGTTTTTTCAATCTGTTGTACAGATAGATAAtatttgagtaaatttttttagtCATCTTTATAAAAATGACTGAAAAGAACCATTTGTTTGcaaaagcttttttaaatagGTTATTTATTTCACTATTTCCTCGATTTGGCCATTTTTTGGAGTTGTAAGTCCAATCTAAGCTTTGTAagcatacttttttaaatttaatagaaaaagtgaaaaataaatttgacttaaaGCAATACTGACTATTTTGTAcacgaatgatttttttcagtttttgaatgtaaaaaatgtctaCCTTAATGGGAAA
This Belonocnema kinseyi isolate 2016_QV_RU_SX_M_011 chromosome 3, B_treatae_v1, whole genome shotgun sequence DNA region includes the following protein-coding sequences:
- the LOC117170176 gene encoding protein FAM50 homolog; translated protein: MAHYKGAASEAGRAMQLMKKREIAQQEIEYRKKKIEDDLKIHNIENKFATHYNAVEQQLKSSTIGLVTLNEMKAKQENIVKERERKLAQKELEKEKEKEKALKAKQEEKNNQKKQIKALSFNLDDDADEDGDGDEDIELEPKVKKIKKNPDVDTSFLPDREREEEEKRLREELRQEWARKQQALKEEEIEIVFSYWDGSGHRRSVTMKKGNSIYQLLQRCLEVLRREFSELKTVMADQLMYVKEDLILPHHYTFYDFIVTKARGKSGPLFTFDVHDDVRVMHDASIETEESHAGKVLLRSWYERNKHIFPASRWEPFDPTKSYDKYTVSDKKKKDKL